The Bacillota bacterium genome segment TCATCGGTGCAACCATAAGGGCCAAGTCAGTGGCCCATCCCGGCTAGGTTGTACCCTGCCGGGCGGCGGCCCTGAAGACTATGAAGCCTTCGCCAGACCGCTAATTGCCTTGCTGATGTTCTTTCCGCCCACCACGTCCGCATGCTCCTTGTGACTGCAGTGCCTGCACAGGAAGACAATGCCGTTGCGGTTTGACTCGTCGACGACTCCGCACTCCGGGCAGGCCCTACTGGTGTTGGCCGGTATGACCCATTCAACCTTCATTCCCGCCAGGATGGCCTTGTAGGCGATGAACCGCTGGAGTTGACGGAAGGCCCAACTGTGCAGGCTGCGGCCACGGTCCTTGCGGTCACGCTGGTGGCGGAAGCGGATGCCGGACAAGTCCTCCATGCGAATGGTACTGACGCCACGGGCGAGACACCAGTTCACAATCTCTCGGCTGATCTTGTGGTCCAGGTCGCGCATCCAGTGTGCTTCCTTGCCCTTCATGCGCCGGATGGCCGACAGGGCTTTGGCCTTACCCATCCTGGTCCGCAGGGCTGAGAAGCGGCGGCGAACATAGGCGGCGTGGTCCCCGGAGAAGAAGAGGGTCTCGTTTCCGCATACCGCCACCGCAAGGTTACGCAGTCCGAGGTCGATGCCCGCCACTTTCGTCCCGACGCACGGCGTCACCTGGACGGTGATGGACAGGGCCAGATACCAGCGACCGCGCTTCGCGTAGAGTTTTGCCGCCCCTTGCTTGACAGTGGAACCCAGTTTTTCGAGGTGTGTACTCTGCCGGTCGGTGACAGTGAGAGGGACCCGTACCCGTCCTTCGTGGGTCGGGAAGGAAGCTGTCCAGAAGTCGCCAACTCGCTTCAGGCTCAAGTTCTGGTTGTTGAATGATGGGGGCAGTACCCGGAACCGCTTCACTTTCTTGGCCGCTTGCACATCACGCAGTGCCTGGTTGAGTACCGCCGCCGGGATCGGGGAAGAAAGGTATGACGCCGCAGTCATGGATGACAGCCCTTTCGGTCGCCCGGCGGTAACCAGGTTATTCGCCAGGGCAGTGGTGCGGGCGGTCAACTCGGAGTACAGCCGCTGCTTGGCGATGGTTGGCCGGTGCAACCCGAGACGCAACGTGATCGTTTGCACCGTCTCACCCCCGCCTCTTCTGCATGGCGATGCACTTTCGAACGGTCTTTGAACTATGGGTTCCTGGCGAATCAAGGAAACGGAGACTTCTGCTTCATAGCAATATCATAACACGAACAGATGTTCGGTGCAAGGAGGCAGTGATTCGTCCCACCCGCATGAGAGTAGAGCTTTCTCGCTGCGATTCCGTAATCC includes the following:
- a CDS encoding transposase; this translates as MQTITLRLGLHRPTIAKQRLYSELTARTTALANNLVTAGRPKGLSSMTAASYLSSPIPAAVLNQALRDVQAAKKVKRFRVLPPSFNNQNLSLKRVGDFWTASFPTHEGRVRVPLTVTDRQSTHLEKLGSTVKQGAAKLYAKRGRWYLALSITVQVTPCVGTKVAGIDLGLRNLAVAVCGNETLFFSGDHAAYVRRRFSALRTRMGKAKALSAIRRMKGKEAHWMRDLDHKISREIVNWCLARGVSTIRMEDLSGIRFRHQRDRKDRGRSLHSWAFRQLQRFIAYKAILAGMKVEWVIPANTSRACPECGVVDESNRNGIVFLCRHCSHKEHADVVGGKNISKAISGLAKAS